The following DNA comes from Brassica oleracea var. oleracea cultivar TO1000 chromosome C5, BOL, whole genome shotgun sequence.
CCTTAAAATCTCAAAATTTCTTATAAATTAAAACAAAATAGTTTTTCTAAAACATCATCTATATTAAAACGGAGAGAAGGAGTAGTATTTTTAACCAACCATAGGCGGTGATAGATGAATTTAGCTAAACAATGCAAATACCACACAGTGCATAACTGATTTTTTCGGTAAAATTGTTAAATAACATCTAGGTTTAACAAAACCACTAGGATAAATAGGGTAAATTTATATGAAAATTATTTAAGAAATATCGTATGAAATAAATTTATATTATTGATCGAATTAATATATATGGCCCATAAACAATTTTTTAAACTTTTTTTTGTTAATTACATAAATTGTTTACTAATGAACTGATCTCATTTTATTTATCGCATAAAAACCTAACGTTTAGGTCGAAAAATCTCATGCATATTATTTGGTTAAAATGAAACTATGTAAGCTCGACTTTATATCATGATTTAACAATTTAAAAGTTAATTATGGTTATGAGAAATTTCCGTTCACGTGCCAATCCTATCTATCTTCGATATTTTTCTCCTTTTTGTGTCATTTTGGTTATTGCTCGATATAAATATTGATTTTTGAATTTATTATCATTTCTTTTTTTATTTTGGTCTGAGATTTAGAAAATGTTTAAGATTCAAAATTATTAAAGAGATACATACTTATGTTAAGATCTGCGCCTTGTGCAGATCTTATACTTATTTTATATTTTTCTGCATAATATGAAATAATAAAATAATAATTATATATTAAATAACTAAAAAATGAGTTATTATTACGTAATAAATTGGTTTGCACATATAAATCAAATGACCACTCTTGTTTATTCGCAACCATTTTAGAATAAATAAATCAAAACAATTAATCTTATCTATCGTATATGGTATATAATTAAATTTAAACGATATGAAGTATATATATATATTAACTTAAACACCTATTAAAATAAAATTATTTATTTATATGATTTTATTATCATTGTATCTTATTATAGAAAAAAATTTAAACATTGATCACAAAAGTTTATGTGAGACTTTTAACAGTTTTAGTAATTTATACTCGTTTTAAAAAATTCAAAATACAACATATATAAAAAAATCTAAAATTTTAATATATGATTAATGTAATTGTGTAATTTATTTTAATAGTAAAAAATTAAAATAAAAATGATAGAAAACATACAGATTATTAGCAAATCTTCATTATTTAAAATATATATCATAATCACATTAGGTAATTCCGTAGATTTTATTTAAGAAAATAATATATAATAAATAGCCAACTTCCTTTAGTTAATATCATATGATATCGTATAGTTGGTATTAAATGTTTATAGTGAAATATAAAAATCGAATTGGACCAACATATTTTTCAATTTCAATGTAAAGGTGACACGTAAGATTAATTAACTATCTAATTGATTGACACATAAGCAAGTGATCTTTTTTAATTATTACAAAATTAAAATTACATCTTTTCAAATGTTCATCAATTAACATATAGGGGATATGTGATTTTGGAAGCAGTTTAGCAAACCTTAGCTCACAATTTATAATGTTATGGGATGTATGTATCTATGTATATACCTTTTGTTTTTGCATATTAGCATCTGTAAAAACTGATTATTACCTGAACTAAAAATGGGACAAGAACACCTTTGTTCTTGCATATCTATCGAGATTGCTTAAAACCTTTTAAATACTAAAACCAAACAAACCGGTAGATAAACAAGAATCCTCAGCAGAAAATACGAATATAAAAAACAACGAGTTTTTGAAGGACTCAAGAAAAGAGATTTACTGGGTGGGTCTGTATTTAAAAATACAAGACATTATTATTTCAACTTTCCTATTCTAATCCTTTTGTTTTGCATAATAAAACCAAACAAACCGGTAGATAAACAAGAATCCTCAGCAGAAAATACGAATATAAAAAACAACGAGTTTTTGAAGGACTCAAGAAAAGAGATTTACTGGGTGGGTCTGTATTTAAAAATATAGACATCATTCTTTCAACTTTCCTATTCTAAAAATTAATTATTACCTGAACTTCAAGCGATGTTCTTGCATATCTATCAAGATTGCTTAAAACCTTTTGGATACTCAAAACATGCCTTGGGTATTAAAAAGATAAAAATAATATCTTCTCACCTAATTCGAACAAAAACCAAACAAAACGGTAGGTCAACAAGAATCCAGAGCAGAAAATAAGAACCGAGTTTTTGAATGACTCAAAAAAGAGATTTACTGGGTGGGTCTTGGAGTAGCCCACTCAACCCTGAGGATGAGGTTATCATAACCATAACCATTCAACTTGTTGATTGCTCGTTGAGCGTCTTCTCTGCTCACGAAATTAACGAATCCAAACCCTCTGCTCACTCCAGTTTTCTGATCAATCGCCACGTAGACACGCGTGACAGCTCCAAACGGATGGAAAAGCTCCATCAAATCAGGCTCACGGGTGTCTTCAGACAAGTTAGTGACACGAACAGAGTTCTCATCGTTCCTCCTCCTCATGTCCGAACCAGCAGCGCTTCTGTCCGCACCTGGTCTCATGCTGGGCGGGACATAAGAGGCCTTGCCAGGTCCAGGTGCAGCGGATACGGCAGATGGCTCCCCAGTGGGTGGCTTGTCCACAAAGACATCCACTGGTGCAGCTAGATCCTTGTAAGGACACTTTGATGTCCAGTGATCACCTTTCTTGTGGCATGTCCTGCAGACCATGAGGACGGCACCAGGTTTGCTCAGCTGAGACAAGCTGTCTCCATTGGATTCTTCTGCTTTGGTGCCTGGAACATCACATACCCCCATTATATCCGAAAGCAACAAGGAAAAAGAACGTCAAAACATTTCAAGAAAGGCCCACTAACACTAACAAGGAACTTAACAAGCACCCTTTTACTAGAAAACCTATTTAGCCTTGCAAACATTAACAAACTAAGAGCATGATTATTGGGAGGTTCTCAAGGTGGAGTTCTTACTGGAATATAAGAATCTATCTCTTAACTTTTAACTTAAAAATAAAAATTTAAAAAAAAAAAAAAAAAAAAAAGCTAGAAATACAAGATTCATAACAAACTAAGAGACAAGTTCTTATATTCCGCTGAAAAACCCATGTTAAGAACCATCCAATAATCATGCTCTAAGTGTCGAGAAGGAGAAGTTTCACAGGGCAAAAACTAGAAAGTGAAACTAGAAATACAAGATTCATAACACATCACATAACACATGATGATAAAGGCAGTGACTTTACTAACCTATTCACACAGTTAACAGCCACAAAGAATCAATAAAAAAAAGTAATAAAAAACAAACGAATCTTAAGGAAATTAAACTGACCAGGAGCCCTAGGTCGTTCCAAGACGATCTCTTCGGTGGAAACCATGG
Coding sequences within:
- the LOC106343294 gene encoding eukaryotic translation initiation factor 3 subunit G codes for the protein MTMDAQQKTSKFKWGEMDEDDDLDFLLPPKQVIGPDANGLKTVIEYKFNDQGKKVKITTKSRVRKLASARLNKRAMERRSWPRFGDAANEDAGSNLTMVSTEEIVLERPRAPGTKAEESNGDSLSQLSKPGAVLMVCRTCHKKGDHWTSKCPYKDLAAPVDVFVDKPPTGEPSAVSAAPGPGKASYVPPSMRPGADRSAAGSDMRRRNDENSVRVTNLSEDTREPDLMELFHPFGAVTRVYVAIDQKTGVSRGFGFVNFVSREDAQRAINKLNGYGYDNLILRVEWATPRPTQ